A section of the Serratia liquefaciens ATCC 27592 genome encodes:
- a CDS encoding LacI family DNA-binding transcriptional regulator translates to MNGKLKIQEIARQTGLSISTVSRVLAGKSNTSVEARQKVLACAQQNGILQGISSGRLMLNNVMVFAPQRAFDVRTDIFYYKVIQGISAALAEHEVRIRYCGLEELHSDGALFLEKMSDPQTQAALIIGIDDEHIHQLAADLNKPCVLINCTDRQMRLDSVSPDHQLIGEFSANYLMQQGHSHILNLQCLRRHTMELRLAGIKQAYARHNIAFDDGRHLVTTSGFGSEEAEQALTTFINRVSHRSQLPTAILAGGDYMAVGAVKALNKLQLSVPGDISVMSTDGFNLAEIHDVPLTSVQVPRDELGYEAIQLLQRRMLRADAPPCNLLLHGKLAVRASVKRISPHKTSPAVSTHDHRLYDV, encoded by the coding sequence ATGAACGGAAAGCTGAAAATACAGGAAATTGCCCGGCAAACCGGGCTGTCGATCAGCACCGTTTCACGTGTATTAGCCGGTAAGTCCAATACCAGCGTCGAAGCTCGCCAAAAGGTGTTGGCCTGCGCTCAACAGAACGGCATTCTGCAGGGAATTTCCAGCGGCAGGCTGATGCTCAATAACGTGATGGTCTTCGCCCCCCAGCGCGCTTTTGATGTGCGCACCGATATCTTCTACTACAAGGTGATCCAGGGGATCTCCGCCGCATTAGCTGAGCATGAAGTGCGGATCCGCTATTGTGGGCTGGAAGAACTGCACAGCGACGGCGCGTTGTTTCTGGAAAAAATGAGCGATCCGCAAACTCAGGCAGCGCTAATTATCGGCATCGACGACGAACACATTCACCAGTTGGCCGCCGACCTGAATAAACCCTGCGTACTGATTAACTGCACCGACCGCCAGATGCGGCTCGACAGCGTGTCACCCGATCACCAACTGATTGGCGAGTTCTCCGCCAACTATCTGATGCAACAAGGGCATAGCCATATTTTGAATCTGCAATGCCTGCGCCGCCACACCATGGAACTGCGGCTGGCGGGTATTAAACAAGCCTATGCGCGGCACAATATCGCCTTTGACGACGGCCGCCATCTGGTGACTACTTCCGGCTTCGGCAGCGAAGAGGCCGAACAGGCGCTTACCACCTTTATCAACCGGGTGAGCCACCGCTCGCAGCTGCCAACGGCCATTCTTGCCGGTGGCGACTACATGGCGGTCGGCGCGGTCAAAGCACTGAACAAGCTGCAGCTGAGCGTGCCGGGGGATATCTCGGTGATGAGCACCGACGGCTTCAATCTGGCGGAAATTCACGACGTGCCGCTCACCTCGGTGCAGGTACCGCGCGACGAGCTGGGTTATGAGGCGATCCAACTGCTGCAACGCCGCATGCTGCGCGCCGATGCACCGCCTTGTAACCTGCTGCTGCACGGCAAACTGGCGGTACGCGCCTCGGTCAAACGCATCAGTCCCCATAAAACCAGCCCGGCGGTCAGCACCCATGACCACCGCCTTTACGATGTCTGA